A single region of the Nocardioides sp. W7 genome encodes:
- a CDS encoding helix-turn-helix domain-containing protein, which translates to MTAAQRREQEKVTYDAFLRECPSRQLLDRLSDKWVALVLAALAEGGSMRYSELARRLAGVSQKMLTQTLRALERDGLVTRTVTPTVPVTVEYDLTPLGASLHAVVRHLKGWAEAHMDDVRTAREEYDARSA; encoded by the coding sequence ATGACCGCAGCGCAGCGCCGCGAGCAGGAGAAGGTCACCTACGACGCCTTCCTGCGCGAGTGTCCGAGCCGGCAGCTGCTCGACCGGCTCTCCGACAAGTGGGTGGCCCTGGTCCTGGCGGCCCTCGCCGAGGGAGGCAGCATGCGCTACTCCGAGCTCGCCCGACGCCTCGCGGGCGTGAGCCAGAAGATGCTCACCCAGACCCTGCGCGCGCTAGAGCGCGACGGGCTGGTGACCCGCACGGTCACGCCGACCGTGCCCGTCACCGTCGAGTACGACCTCACCCCGCTCGGCGCCTCGCTCCACGCCGTCGTGCGTCACCTGAAGGGCTGGGCCGAGGCGCACATGGACGACGTCCGCACCGCGCGTGAGGAGTACGACGCCCGCTCGGCCTGA
- a CDS encoding NADP-dependent oxidoreductase, which yields MSTFRAAVVRTPGGPDSIELIDVPVVEPGPGQVRVAVAAAPVNPVDLGVSAGFFHGLGLIDQPAHTGLGWDFAGTVVAVGPDAGLAVGDRVAGLVGGFDRDFGTYAEQLVVPAADLAVVPEGLDLVAASTLALNALTAAQLVDLLGDGGGRSLLVTGAAGAVGGYVVPLAAERGWRITGLARAGDEEFVRGLGADFTTSTQRGWDAVADGAVLQEAGLDLVRDGGTFVGVQPSAPPAPERGVRVLAVEVVPDGRRTADLLARAAAGELPTRVAGELPLAEAAEAQRLVAKGGARGRYVLRP from the coding sequence ATGAGCACGTTCCGCGCAGCCGTCGTCCGCACCCCGGGCGGTCCCGACTCCATCGAGCTGATCGACGTGCCGGTGGTCGAGCCAGGTCCCGGGCAGGTCCGGGTGGCCGTCGCCGCGGCGCCGGTCAACCCGGTCGACCTCGGGGTCAGTGCCGGCTTCTTCCACGGCCTGGGACTGATCGACCAGCCCGCCCACACCGGTCTCGGCTGGGACTTCGCCGGCACCGTCGTCGCCGTCGGGCCGGACGCCGGCCTGGCCGTGGGGGACCGGGTCGCCGGCCTGGTGGGCGGCTTCGACCGCGACTTCGGCACCTACGCCGAGCAGCTCGTCGTACCGGCAGCCGACCTCGCCGTGGTCCCGGAGGGCCTGGACCTGGTGGCGGCGTCCACCCTCGCCCTGAACGCGCTGACGGCAGCACAGCTGGTCGACCTGCTCGGCGACGGCGGGGGCCGTTCGCTGCTGGTGACCGGAGCGGCCGGCGCCGTCGGTGGGTACGTCGTCCCGCTGGCGGCCGAGCGCGGCTGGCGGATCACCGGGTTGGCCCGCGCGGGGGACGAGGAGTTCGTGCGCGGGCTCGGGGCCGACTTCACGACGAGCACCCAGCGCGGCTGGGATGCGGTCGCCGACGGCGCCGTCCTGCAGGAGGCCGGCCTCGACCTGGTCCGCGACGGCGGCACGTTCGTCGGCGTCCAGCCCTCCGCCCCGCCCGCGCCCGAGCGCGGGGTGCGGGTGCTCGCCGTCGAGGTCGTGCCGGACGGACGTCGTACCGCCGACCTGCTCGCCCGGGCCGCGGCCGGGGAGCTCCCGACCCGCGTCGCGGGCGAGCTCCCGCTGGCCGAGGCCGCGGAGGCGCAGCGTCTGGTCGCGAAGGGCGGGGCGCGGGGCCGCTACGTGCTGCGGCCCTGA
- a CDS encoding ATP-binding protein: MSEPAALLLPLPDPVRGLAIAAVERALAVLAPDPEPALVARCDQALAAARTALGAAIDEGIPLGIVAAQAALGTAETELLAVLVGAELDESLQRLLVSLTEDRDRHRVELWMLPHLLPGSTPALAGPTSGLVRAALALVTARGAFGRTAITLAPRLLWALWGDTRSDPALPVGAELVPVVSTSAPAWADGHDTVLVVGPDRARRRHRAAEKTAAVRLLVTPPPTHPDGWSAVVREATLAGAAVLLESTEPLSADGRRCIEDTTHLRWAISTSTPVALDDLPRRDWREFAPEPPQISQTEWVAVAGEADRPHALTAEQLDRMGQALGLTGGDSEAAYRRLTDARIDAVATRIVPRAGWDDLVLPPNRKQRLVDLVDRYRSSSTVYGEWGISPSPSRGLVALFSGKSGTGKTMGAEVVAGELGLDMYRLDLSAVVSKYIGETEKNLDNLFDAASIGGTVLFFDEADAMFGKRTEVTDSHDRYANVGTSYLLQRLERYDGIVILATNFEKNIDEAFIRRVHVRLDFQLPGESERQELWRRNLAAGMPLADDVDVEWLVSRFEMSGASIRNAVVDAAFLAARDGGSVGMAHLVQGTARELQKSSLRITRDKYGDWFDLAMASTSG, encoded by the coding sequence GTGTCCGAGCCTGCCGCACTCCTGCTGCCGCTGCCGGACCCCGTCCGCGGGCTCGCCATCGCAGCCGTGGAGCGAGCGCTGGCGGTGCTGGCGCCGGACCCCGAGCCCGCGCTCGTCGCCCGGTGCGATCAGGCGCTGGCGGCGGCCCGGACCGCGCTGGGTGCGGCGATCGACGAGGGCATCCCGCTCGGCATCGTCGCCGCTCAGGCGGCTCTCGGCACCGCCGAGACCGAGCTGCTGGCCGTGCTGGTCGGGGCCGAGCTCGACGAGAGCCTGCAACGCCTGCTGGTCAGCCTGACCGAGGACCGCGACCGGCACCGGGTCGAGCTCTGGATGCTGCCGCATCTGCTGCCCGGCAGCACCCCGGCCCTGGCGGGACCGACCTCGGGCCTGGTCCGCGCGGCGCTGGCCCTCGTCACCGCCCGCGGCGCCTTCGGCCGCACCGCGATCACCCTCGCGCCTCGGCTCCTGTGGGCGCTGTGGGGCGACACCCGGTCCGACCCGGCGCTGCCCGTCGGGGCGGAGCTGGTGCCGGTCGTCTCCACGTCGGCACCGGCCTGGGCGGACGGCCACGACACCGTGCTCGTGGTCGGTCCCGACCGGGCCCGCCGCCGTCACCGCGCGGCGGAGAAGACGGCTGCGGTCCGGCTGCTGGTCACCCCGCCCCCGACCCACCCGGACGGCTGGTCCGCGGTCGTGCGCGAGGCCACCCTGGCCGGGGCGGCCGTCCTCCTCGAGTCCACCGAGCCACTGAGCGCCGACGGCCGGCGCTGCATCGAGGACACCACGCACCTGCGGTGGGCGATATCGACGTCCACGCCCGTGGCACTCGACGACCTGCCCCGCCGCGACTGGCGCGAGTTCGCGCCCGAGCCGCCGCAGATCTCGCAGACCGAGTGGGTGGCCGTCGCGGGCGAGGCCGACCGTCCGCACGCCCTGACCGCGGAGCAGCTCGACCGGATGGGCCAGGCCCTCGGCCTGACCGGCGGCGACTCCGAGGCGGCGTACCGACGGCTCACCGACGCCCGGATCGACGCCGTGGCCACCCGGATCGTGCCGCGGGCCGGATGGGACGATCTGGTGCTGCCGCCGAATCGCAAGCAGCGACTGGTCGACCTGGTCGACCGTTACCGCTCCTCGTCGACCGTGTACGGCGAGTGGGGCATCTCCCCGTCGCCGTCGCGCGGGCTGGTCGCGCTCTTCTCCGGCAAGTCCGGGACGGGCAAGACGATGGGCGCCGAGGTGGTCGCCGGCGAGCTGGGGCTCGACATGTACCGCCTCGACCTGTCGGCCGTGGTCAGCAAGTACATCGGCGAGACCGAGAAGAACCTCGACAACCTCTTCGACGCCGCCTCCATCGGCGGGACGGTGCTGTTCTTCGACGAGGCCGACGCCATGTTCGGCAAGCGCACCGAGGTCACCGACTCCCACGACCGCTACGCCAACGTCGGCACCAGCTACCTGCTCCAGCGGCTCGAGCGGTACGACGGCATCGTGATCCTGGCGACCAACTTCGAGAAGAACATCGACGAGGCGTTCATCCGCCGGGTGCACGTCCGGCTCGACTTCCAGCTGCCCGGTGAGTCCGAGCGTCAGGAGCTGTGGCGCCGCAACCTCGCCGCCGGCATGCCCCTGGCCGACGACGTCGATGTCGAGTGGCTGGTGAGCCGGTTCGAGATGTCCGGGGCGTCCATCCGCAACGCGGTCGTGGACGCCGCGTTCCTGGCGGCCCGCGACGGCGGCTCCGTGGGGATGGCCCACCTGGTGCAGGGCACCGCCCGCGAGCTCCAGAAGTCCTCGCTGCGGATCACCCGGGACAAGTACGGCGACTGGTTCGACCTCGCGATGGCGAGCACCTCCGGATGA